The following are encoded together in the Leuconostoc mesenteroides subsp. mesenteroides ATCC 8293 genome:
- the rseP gene encoding RIP metalloprotease RseP → MNVTSIIAFIFVFGVLVTVHEFGHFFVAKKSGVLVREFAIGMGPKLLSWNRNHTAYTIRILPVGGYVRMAGMDEEPDLDAGQRLRLTFNEQGKVTKIDTQIDEAGIGVPFQVDSFDLSDALTLTGYSDNATDMTTVHVDHDATIIEENGVEVQVAPRDVWLQSAKVWKRALINIAGPVMNFILALVIFSGVGFAIASVGLNEPIIGTVQKNMPADQAGLKAGDEITQIDRVKTTTWDQVANAIGNSKESQLNITVLRNGHKKQVEVRPKTVKINGVQTKQVGIIEKTHTDTISRLKYGLINTGATISQIWHALSHLFTGGFSLDKLGGPVSIAKTTSSVAKTGFLNILIFMAMLSLNLGIMNLIPIPALDGGKLILNLLEGILRRPLPQSFENAVTIVGAVFMIILMIAVTINDILR, encoded by the coding sequence ATGAATGTTACATCAATTATTGCTTTTATATTTGTGTTTGGCGTGCTCGTTACAGTGCATGAATTTGGACATTTTTTTGTCGCGAAAAAATCTGGTGTATTAGTTCGTGAATTTGCAATTGGAATGGGACCAAAACTGCTCAGTTGGAATCGAAATCATACAGCCTATACTATTCGCATACTACCTGTAGGTGGGTATGTTCGTATGGCTGGCATGGATGAAGAACCCGATCTGGATGCAGGTCAACGATTACGTTTGACTTTTAATGAACAGGGAAAAGTCACAAAAATAGATACACAAATAGATGAGGCTGGGATCGGTGTGCCTTTCCAAGTTGATTCGTTCGATTTAAGTGACGCTTTGACCCTGACGGGATATTCAGACAATGCCACAGACATGACGACTGTACATGTTGATCATGATGCAACGATTATTGAGGAAAATGGTGTTGAGGTTCAGGTTGCGCCACGAGATGTATGGCTACAAAGCGCCAAAGTATGGAAACGTGCGTTAATTAATATTGCTGGTCCAGTTATGAACTTTATATTAGCCCTGGTTATTTTTTCAGGAGTAGGGTTTGCCATCGCTAGTGTGGGTTTAAATGAACCTATTATTGGCACCGTTCAAAAAAATATGCCGGCTGATCAAGCTGGTCTAAAAGCTGGTGACGAAATCACACAAATTGATAGGGTCAAAACGACTACTTGGGACCAAGTTGCCAATGCTATTGGTAACTCTAAGGAAAGTCAGCTGAACATCACAGTGTTACGCAATGGTCACAAAAAGCAGGTTGAAGTGAGACCAAAAACTGTTAAAATAAATGGTGTGCAGACTAAACAAGTTGGTATCATCGAAAAAACACACACTGATACCATTTCACGTCTAAAGTATGGTTTAATAAATACAGGTGCGACAATTAGCCAAATATGGCATGCATTAAGCCATCTATTTACTGGTGGCTTTAGCTTAGATAAGCTTGGTGGCCCTGTGTCTATTGCTAAAACAACTTCATCCGTAGCAAAAACAGGATTCTTAAACATATTAATATTTATGGCTATGCTATCACTTAATTTGGGTATTATGAATCTAATTCCAATTCCAGCATTGGATGGTGGTAAACTCATTTTGAATTTGTTGGAGGGTATATTACGTCGACCTTTGCCACAGTCATTTGAAAACGCTGTAACTATCGTTGGCGCTGTATTTATGATTATTTTAATGATTGCCGTCACTATAAACGATATTTTAAGATAA